The following are from one region of the Petrotoga mobilis SJ95 genome:
- the hslU gene encoding ATP-dependent protease ATPase subunit HslU — protein sequence MNKIDELTPKKVVEKLDNYIIGQKEAKKQVAIALRNRIRRLSLSEDVRKDVIPKNILMIGSTGVGKTEIARRLAEVANAPFVKVEATRFTEVGYVGKNVESMVRELVDSSVNMVKKEMMEEVKDKAQRLVEERIVEVLVPSKKRAKAQPSFMDVMQLFNQNAEYSQNKDYDENEDENIRRRREELLEKLRNGELEDVEIEVEVEEQSSPMFAGLGPELEDMGIQFGEMFQNLMPKKKKRRRMKISEARKVLEPIESEKLIDQDKLIQEGVSRAENSGIIFIDEIDKITSKGVSSGPDVSREGVQRDLLPIVEGTTVMTKYGSISTDYILFIAAGAFSEAKPSDLIPELQGRFPIRAELSDLTKEDFIRILTQPKNAILKQYQYLLQTDGVKIEFTEDGVERMADIAFELNEKVENIGARRLYTVVEKVLEEVSFEAPASGEWELKIDSNYVDLRLGKVYGDEDLREYIL from the coding sequence ATGAATAAAATAGATGAATTAACTCCAAAAAAAGTTGTAGAAAAATTGGATAACTATATAATCGGTCAAAAGGAAGCAAAGAAACAAGTTGCTATCGCTTTGAGAAATAGAATTAGACGGTTGTCTCTATCAGAAGATGTTAGAAAAGATGTTATACCAAAAAATATTCTGATGATAGGTTCTACCGGTGTTGGAAAGACTGAGATTGCTAGAAGATTAGCAGAGGTTGCCAATGCACCATTTGTGAAGGTTGAAGCTACAAGGTTTACCGAAGTTGGATATGTTGGAAAGAATGTAGAAAGTATGGTCAGAGAATTGGTTGATTCTTCAGTCAATATGGTTAAAAAAGAAATGATGGAAGAAGTTAAAGATAAAGCTCAAAGGCTCGTAGAAGAAAGAATAGTAGAAGTACTCGTGCCTTCAAAGAAAAGAGCAAAAGCTCAGCCCTCATTTATGGATGTGATGCAACTTTTCAATCAAAACGCTGAATATTCCCAAAATAAGGACTACGATGAAAATGAAGACGAAAATATAAGAAGAAGAAGAGAGGAATTATTGGAAAAATTAAGAAACGGCGAATTAGAGGATGTAGAAATAGAAGTAGAAGTCGAGGAACAATCTTCCCCAATGTTTGCTGGATTAGGACCTGAGTTAGAAGACATGGGTATTCAGTTTGGAGAAATGTTTCAAAATCTTATGCCTAAGAAGAAAAAAAGAAGGCGAATGAAGATTTCTGAAGCGAGGAAGGTTTTGGAGCCTATTGAATCGGAAAAATTGATTGATCAAGATAAATTAATTCAAGAAGGAGTAAGTAGAGCCGAAAATAGTGGCATAATTTTCATCGATGAGATCGATAAAATTACATCCAAAGGTGTTTCTTCAGGACCCGATGTATCCAGAGAAGGTGTTCAAAGAGATTTGTTGCCAATAGTTGAAGGGACAACCGTCATGACAAAGTATGGTTCTATTAGTACTGATTATATATTGTTTATAGCTGCTGGTGCATTCAGTGAGGCTAAACCTTCGGATCTGATTCCTGAGCTTCAAGGTAGATTCCCAATTAGAGCAGAATTATCAGATTTGACTAAGGAAGACTTTATTAGAATACTAACCCAGCCAAAAAATGCAATACTAAAACAGTATCAGTACTTACTTCAAACCGATGGTGTGAAAATTGAGTTCACTGAAGATGGTGTTGAAAGAATGGCAGATATCGCCTTTGAGCTGAACGAAAAAGTTGAAAATATTGGAGCGAGAAGACTTTACACTGTAGTCGAAAAAGTTCTTGAAGAGGTTTCTTTTGAAGCCCCCGCATCAGGAGAATGGGAATTGAAAATTGATAGCAATTATGTAGATCTAAGACTTGGTAAAGTATATGGTGATGAAGATCTTAGAGAATATATCCTTTGA
- a CDS encoding NAD(P)-binding protein yields MRLNNSKLIIIIGCGRLGSELALKLSKAYNVVVLDKEESSFERLSKRNFTGFTRVIDTSDMAALKDVNIEKAHMVYIVTPDDNLNFMLAYGIKKLNSGVRIAARVNDPLKKSIFIKAGLNLFCPIEDSVMDLVEELEKEVVKYE; encoded by the coding sequence ATGCGATTAAATAATTCCAAACTCATAATTATAATAGGTTGTGGAAGGTTGGGTTCTGAATTAGCTTTGAAATTAAGTAAAGCTTACAATGTTGTAGTTCTTGATAAAGAAGAATCATCTTTTGAAAGGTTATCAAAAAGGAACTTTACCGGTTTCACAAGAGTTATTGACACAAGCGATATGGCTGCGTTAAAGGATGTGAATATTGAAAAAGCTCACATGGTTTATATTGTCACTCCCGATGACAATTTAAATTTTATGTTGGCTTATGGAATTAAAAAATTAAATTCGGGAGTAAGAATAGCCGCAAGGGTGAACGACCCTTTGAAGAAATCAATTTTTATAAAGGCAGGATTGAATTTATTTTGTCCCATTGAGGATTCAGTAATGGATTTAGTTGAGGAATTGGAGAAGGAAGTAGTTAAGTATGAGTAG
- a CDS encoding potassium channel family protein: MSRIFYIIEGKILAYSLAKKLLLLGNQVYYVSQNKENLEILDGLKVNFPALELVKQDPTDIKWIENLDLNKKVEALIIISEDDALNFVVSWLLREYYEDIKIISLVNATENETIFKGINVETLVPISWMQKIIESSLIHEDITDFFNPYVEKLSILELTILEDDKAVNKKLKELNIPQNSIIGVLIREDGDIMVPQGETIIYKGDRLIVLALKEQADDVIETLK; this comes from the coding sequence ATGAGTAGAATTTTTTATATCATAGAGGGAAAGATATTAGCCTATTCTTTAGCTAAAAAATTACTCTTATTGGGTAATCAGGTTTACTATGTGAGTCAAAATAAGGAAAATTTGGAGATTTTAGATGGATTAAAGGTAAATTTTCCGGCTCTTGAGCTCGTCAAGCAAGATCCCACCGATATCAAATGGATAGAAAATTTGGATCTAAATAAAAAAGTAGAAGCCTTAATAATAATCTCTGAGGATGACGCATTGAATTTTGTTGTATCTTGGCTGTTGAGAGAATATTATGAAGATATAAAGATAATCTCTCTAGTCAATGCAACAGAAAACGAAACTATTTTCAAAGGTATTAATGTCGAAACTCTAGTTCCAATTTCTTGGATGCAAAAAATAATAGAATCTTCTTTGATTCATGAAGATATTACCGATTTTTTCAATCCCTATGTGGAGAAGTTATCCATTTTGGAACTCACTATACTTGAAGATGATAAAGCGGTAAATAAAAAACTGAAGGAATTAAATATACCTCAGAATTCAATAATTGGAGTTTTGATAAGAGAAGACGGAGATATAATGGTTCCTCAAGGTGAAACAATTATTTATAAAGGAGATAGATTGATCGTTCTGGCTTTAAAAGAACAAGCTGACGATGTTATAGAAACGTTAAAATAG
- a CDS encoding TrkH family potassium uptake protein has translation MPSYTYFLKLRYKAIFRNTGNIIIGLSVLILLVGSTAFIYDSFKDFLPFLITGILSFLSGGMFRFIGSGEKRKELNTQDAVVTVFFVWTLAIFLSSLPFIFSGELNFSQAVFESTSGWTTTGLSMFSDVEVLPRSILIWRSVMQFIGGAGFAIITVIIAGTMGVGIYQAEGRSDNLVPNLRESARIILRIYLSWAVIGVLLLMFVGKLSFFDAFNHTLTGLATGGFSTKNFSIGSFGSLKVEIIIMLLMIMGGTGFGVHYAGLLMIRNFIRNRRDYRSKKISLLELREKIKSEPFLKNPEIKTMFIILVISFLLLFAFTTVEIYGVGNGLVHSAFQSISALTGTGFSTVAFSNWNYFGLLILTILMILGGMMDSTSGGLKLFRVYIAFKLIINQIKEFFKPSGTTFYIEVYKGVSRKKIDLNSIKNVLVVFTMYFITYFIGVFILLAYGYPLHNALFEYASTLSAVGLSTGITSNQAPVGVIWTQTLGMYLGRLEFFVIINALIKLFKDLRDIF, from the coding sequence GTGCCTTCTTACACATATTTTTTAAAATTAAGGTATAAAGCTATTTTTAGAAATACAGGAAATATTATAATAGGTCTTTCAGTTTTGATACTTTTAGTGGGTTCTACGGCTTTTATTTATGATTCATTTAAAGATTTTCTACCATTTTTGATTACGGGGATATTGTCCTTTCTTAGCGGTGGGATGTTTCGCTTCATTGGAAGTGGAGAAAAAAGAAAAGAATTAAATACACAGGATGCTGTGGTCACAGTTTTTTTTGTTTGGACACTCGCTATATTCCTTTCTTCTCTGCCTTTTATTTTTTCTGGTGAATTGAATTTTTCACAAGCGGTTTTCGAATCCACAAGTGGCTGGACAACGACGGGGCTTTCGATGTTTTCTGATGTGGAAGTACTACCCCGGTCTATTTTAATATGGCGCTCGGTGATGCAATTTATTGGTGGAGCTGGTTTTGCTATAATTACTGTAATCATAGCTGGTACTATGGGGGTTGGCATATATCAAGCAGAAGGAAGAAGTGATAATTTAGTTCCAAATTTGAGGGAATCAGCTAGGATTATTCTTAGAATCTATTTAAGTTGGGCGGTTATAGGTGTTCTGCTTTTGATGTTTGTAGGAAAACTCTCTTTTTTTGACGCCTTTAACCATACATTAACCGGCTTGGCTACAGGAGGATTTTCTACAAAAAATTTTAGTATAGGTTCTTTTGGTAGCTTGAAGGTAGAAATAATTATCATGTTGCTTATGATTATGGGCGGAACCGGGTTTGGAGTCCATTATGCTGGTTTATTAATGATTAGAAATTTTATTAGGAATCGCAGAGACTATCGGTCCAAAAAAATTTCTTTACTTGAATTAAGAGAAAAAATTAAATCTGAGCCTTTTTTAAAAAATCCCGAAATTAAGACCATGTTCATAATTTTAGTTATTTCCTTTTTGCTGCTTTTTGCTTTTACAACAGTTGAAATTTACGGAGTTGGAAATGGTTTAGTTCATTCTGCGTTTCAGAGTATTTCAGCTTTAACAGGTACGGGTTTTTCAACCGTAGCTTTTTCAAACTGGAATTATTTCGGATTGTTAATTTTGACAATATTGATGATCTTAGGCGGAATGATGGATTCCACATCAGGCGGTTTAAAATTATTCAGGGTATATATCGCTTTCAAATTGATAATTAACCAGATCAAAGAATTTTTTAAACCCTCTGGAACCACTTTTTACATAGAAGTATATAAAGGGGTATCAAGAAAGAAAATTGATCTTAACTCAATAAAAAATGTATTAGTAGTCTTTACAATGTATTTTATCACTTATTTTATTGGCGTTTTTATATTGTTGGCTTATGGGTATCCGCTTCATAACGCGTTGTTTGAGTATGCTTCGACTTTATCTGCTGTTGGACTTTCTACAGGTATTACTTCTAATCAAGCTCCCGTAGGAGTGATTTGGACTCAAACATTAGGAATGTATTTAGGGCGTCTGGAATTTTTCGTCATTATAAATGCACTTATAAAATTGTTTAAAGATTTGAGAGATATTTTTTAA
- a CDS encoding carbohydrate ABC transporter permease, which produces MMAEKTNKTSLTIYYIILALFTIFYVLPFYVTLSTSFKPFEEVSISNMWKLPTKISFEGFKEAFAKLGPNLKNSFYLTIPATLISAMIGSINGFALSKLRFKYSNIIFALILFGMFIPYQSVLFPLIQFFQLIGLYGTIPALIITHVIYGIPITTLMFKNYYEEIPNELVEASSVDGANIWQSYTKILLPISIPGFVVVIIWQFTNIWNEFLFAVTITSDPTKQPITVALVNLAGSQVVQWNVQMAGALIAALPTLIVYMILGRYFVRGLLAGSVKG; this is translated from the coding sequence ATGATGGCAGAAAAAACAAATAAAACTTCGCTTACAATCTATTACATTATATTGGCTTTATTCACAATATTTTACGTGCTGCCGTTTTATGTAACTCTAAGCACCTCTTTTAAACCGTTTGAAGAAGTCTCTATATCAAACATGTGGAAACTTCCAACTAAGATTTCTTTTGAAGGTTTCAAAGAGGCGTTTGCAAAGTTAGGGCCGAATCTAAAAAACAGTTTTTATCTTACAATACCAGCAACACTAATATCTGCAATGATTGGTTCTATAAATGGCTTTGCCCTTTCAAAATTAAGATTCAAATATTCAAATATTATTTTTGCACTCATACTATTTGGCATGTTCATACCTTATCAGAGCGTATTATTTCCACTGATACAATTTTTTCAACTAATAGGCTTATACGGTACAATACCAGCATTAATAATAACCCATGTTATATACGGAATACCGATCACAACATTAATGTTTAAAAATTACTATGAGGAAATCCCAAACGAATTAGTAGAAGCATCATCTGTGGATGGAGCAAACATATGGCAATCCTATACAAAGATTCTTTTACCTATATCTATACCTGGTTTCGTAGTTGTTATAATATGGCAGTTCACTAACATATGGAATGAATTCTTATTTGCAGTAACGATAACTAGTGACCCAACGAAACAGCCCATAACGGTGGCGTTAGTCAATTTGGCTGGCAGTCAGGTCGTTCAATGGAATGTTCAAATGGCAGGAGCTTTAATAGCTGCCCTTCCTACACTCATCGTTTACATGATATTGGGAAGGTATTTTGTAAGAGGCTTGCTCGCCGGTTCAGTCAAAGGATAA
- a CDS encoding carbohydrate ABC transporter permease, which translates to MSVQKKKARAGFLIILPSLAFIGIFVYYFIFLTLRTSTSNWNSFSSLLSGEYKFVGLRNYQRLFMDPRFQTDLWNTLFFTLFFLAGCIILGIFLANIIDKKLKGSSFFQNLFLFPMAISFVVTGTVWGWIFAPGNIPTSPQGINLLLENLGWSNLQWMWYTSTQSIGKFNLALIPVVIAATWQMSGYVMAMYLAGLRAIPEEMIEAAQVDGATGTQLFWRIKMPMLRPITLSAMIVIGHMSLKIFDLIYAMTGSGPNNVTDMPAVYMFEQMFRSNRYAVASAIAIIMLVMVAAVIVPYLYSSFRGER; encoded by the coding sequence ATGTCCGTTCAAAAGAAAAAAGCAAGAGCAGGATTCCTTATAATTCTCCCTTCTTTAGCATTCATAGGAATATTTGTATATTATTTCATATTTTTAACTCTAAGAACATCAACATCCAACTGGAATAGTTTCTCCTCATTATTAAGTGGGGAATACAAGTTTGTAGGGCTTAGAAATTATCAAAGGTTATTCATGGATCCCAGATTTCAAACAGATTTATGGAATACATTATTCTTTACCCTATTTTTTCTTGCTGGTTGTATTATACTCGGTATATTTTTAGCCAATATTATTGACAAAAAATTGAAAGGATCAAGTTTTTTTCAAAACCTCTTTTTATTCCCAATGGCAATTTCATTTGTCGTAACAGGAACTGTTTGGGGTTGGATATTCGCTCCGGGGAACATACCAACTTCCCCACAGGGAATTAACTTATTACTTGAAAACCTTGGATGGTCAAACTTACAATGGATGTGGTACACGAGTACTCAATCAATAGGAAAATTCAATTTAGCGTTGATACCAGTGGTAATAGCAGCAACCTGGCAGATGTCAGGATACGTAATGGCAATGTATTTAGCTGGGCTTAGAGCTATCCCTGAAGAGATGATAGAAGCAGCACAAGTAGACGGTGCAACAGGTACTCAATTATTTTGGAGAATAAAGATGCCTATGCTTAGACCAATTACACTTAGTGCAATGATAGTAATAGGACACATGTCCTTAAAGATATTTGATTTAATATACGCTATGACTGGAAGTGGGCCTAACAACGTTACCGATATGCCTGCTGTTTACATGTTTGAACAGATGTTCAGATCAAACAGATATGCAGTAGCATCAGCTATTGCAATAATAATGTTGGTAATGGTAGCAGCGGTTATAGTACCATATCTTTATAGCTCTTTTAGGGGGGAGAGATGA
- a CDS encoding ABC transporter substrate-binding protein → MRKLVGLVLLSVLSFTMIFAQSGQVEIFSWWTGGGEEEALLATIEDFNELYPNIEVINATVAGGAGTNAKAVLKTRTLGGNPPDTFQVHAGWELTDTYVIPGLMEPLTDYLKSWGVYDKFPKGLIDIVSYQGEVYSIPLTIHRSNVIFYNKKLFNEIGLTKEPETWMEFIDALEKAKAAGYTPLALGDKNKWEAGQIAENLMVAEFGAVNYNALFNGELSFNDKRLDSALEKMVQLMNYVNVDHAALEWQDAARLLYEDKAVFNLMGDWAEGYYKTLGWTPGEDFGWFELPGTQAVFVLVSDTFGLPKNAPHRQNALIFLEYLASTRAQSLFNPIKGSIPARIDADPGDDPYLIETAEDFRTLIISPSIVHGSAAPEAFVTSFNDAINNLVTTKNVNQAKQMILWAAEDVNLLTD, encoded by the coding sequence ATGAGAAAATTAGTAGGTTTAGTACTTCTAAGTGTATTAAGTTTCACAATGATCTTTGCCCAAAGCGGGCAGGTAGAGATATTCAGTTGGTGGACAGGTGGAGGAGAAGAAGAGGCTCTTTTAGCAACTATTGAGGATTTCAATGAACTATATCCAAACATTGAAGTAATTAACGCAACTGTTGCCGGTGGTGCAGGGACTAACGCCAAAGCGGTATTGAAAACAAGAACCCTTGGTGGTAACCCACCAGATACATTCCAAGTACATGCTGGTTGGGAGCTAACAGATACATACGTAATACCTGGACTCATGGAACCTTTAACAGACTATCTCAAATCTTGGGGAGTATACGATAAATTTCCAAAAGGTCTAATAGACATTGTAAGTTATCAGGGTGAAGTATATTCCATTCCTCTGACTATCCATCGAAGTAACGTAATCTTCTATAACAAGAAATTATTCAACGAAATAGGTTTGACAAAAGAGCCAGAAACTTGGATGGAATTCATAGACGCATTAGAAAAAGCAAAAGCTGCAGGTTATACCCCACTTGCTTTGGGAGATAAAAACAAGTGGGAAGCCGGTCAAATTGCGGAAAATCTCATGGTAGCCGAATTTGGAGCCGTTAATTACAACGCATTATTCAACGGTGAACTATCGTTCAACGACAAAAGGCTTGACAGTGCATTAGAGAAAATGGTGCAACTTATGAACTACGTGAACGTAGACCATGCAGCTTTGGAATGGCAAGATGCTGCAAGGCTATTGTATGAAGACAAAGCTGTTTTCAACTTAATGGGTGACTGGGCGGAAGGTTACTACAAAACCTTAGGTTGGACACCAGGAGAAGACTTTGGATGGTTTGAACTGCCTGGTACGCAAGCGGTATTTGTACTAGTATCTGATACCTTCGGATTACCAAAGAATGCCCCACACAGACAAAATGCACTAATCTTTTTGGAATATTTGGCTTCCACAAGGGCTCAATCATTGTTTAACCCAATCAAAGGTTCTATCCCAGCAAGAATTGATGCAGATCCAGGAGATGATCCATATCTAATAGAAACAGCTGAAGATTTCAGAACTCTCATCATATCACCATCCATCGTTCACGGATCCGCTGCGCCCGAAGCATTTGTCACATCATTTAACGATGCCATCAACAATTTAGTAACTACTAAAAATGTTAACCAGGCAAAACAAATGATATTATGGGCTGCTGAAGACGTAAATCTACTCACAGATTAA
- a CDS encoding ROK family transcriptional regulator, giving the protein MTNKTYNIELVKERNRTVVLELLNSKGTSTRSEISDITGLTNATITNIVNELISKDLVEEVGTVDGKLGRKRKLIKIKEDAFYVIGIEFGVNIVRAGIFNIKGKKINSIEKEINSYGRPTDVLKNLILIIDELINNSKVDFYKIKGMGIAMPGLIDSQKRILRSVHPFPLLKEYPLVEQLEEHYEKTIWLENDANGAVLGKKWFGHGKKFNNYVFIVGDSGIGAGIIINGKLYSGTSNSAGEIGHTVITKDLIPLESFGGLSRLADEFNLPLEIILNESKKSDEIKKAIDEISKFLALGIVNLVNTIDPEAVILGGRILKVGNSVIREIKKIVEQYTFSNEIPEILVATKKEDAILSGAASIAIEHIVSSPYEFLLNNAKNISYNKPK; this is encoded by the coding sequence ATGACAAATAAAACATACAATATAGAATTAGTTAAAGAGCGAAACAGGACTGTTGTTCTAGAATTATTGAATTCTAAAGGGACAAGCACAAGATCAGAAATATCAGACATAACAGGGCTTACAAACGCAACTATAACAAATATAGTCAACGAATTAATTTCCAAGGATTTAGTAGAAGAAGTTGGAACTGTAGACGGCAAATTAGGTAGAAAAAGAAAACTTATAAAAATCAAAGAAGACGCTTTTTATGTTATAGGTATTGAATTCGGGGTAAATATAGTACGTGCAGGAATATTCAATATTAAGGGTAAAAAAATTAATAGTATTGAAAAAGAAATAAATTCATATGGAAGGCCGACTGATGTTTTAAAAAACCTAATTTTAATAATTGATGAATTGATCAATAACTCCAAAGTCGATTTCTACAAGATTAAAGGGATGGGTATTGCTATGCCGGGTTTGATAGACAGTCAAAAAAGAATTTTACGATCAGTTCATCCTTTCCCATTACTAAAAGAATACCCGCTAGTTGAGCAGCTAGAAGAACACTATGAAAAAACAATTTGGTTAGAAAATGATGCAAATGGTGCCGTTTTAGGTAAAAAGTGGTTTGGACATGGAAAAAAATTTAACAATTATGTTTTTATTGTAGGTGATTCCGGAATCGGCGCAGGAATTATAATAAACGGAAAGTTATATTCGGGAACTTCTAATTCTGCTGGAGAAATAGGCCATACAGTCATAACTAAAGATTTAATTCCTTTGGAAAGTTTCGGAGGTTTATCAAGGTTAGCAGATGAATTTAACTTACCATTAGAGATAATTTTAAATGAATCAAAAAAGTCTGATGAAATTAAAAAAGCAATTGATGAAATCAGTAAATTTTTAGCTTTGGGAATAGTGAACCTGGTAAATACGATTGATCCCGAAGCAGTAATTTTAGGAGGGAGAATTTTAAAAGTAGGCAACTCTGTAATCAGAGAAATAAAAAAAATAGTTGAACAATACACCTTTTCCAATGAAATACCAGAAATTTTAGTCGCAACAAAGAAAGAAGATGCTATTTTGTCAGGTGCAGCCTCAATTGCGATCGAACACATCGTATCTTCTCCATATGAATTTTTGCTAAACAATGCCAAAAACATATCTTATAACAAACCCAAATAA
- a CDS encoding sensor histidine kinase yields MKNTSSFDFQIFDSLEDAVLQLENKTTILNANTTAKAWGLGANKELLNTISFNEIDQLAKHILNNEDFEIETNIYFFEGYSKFCKLTFKQKYQLLILQDKTEFELLKKVKEDFITSVSHELRTPLTIAKGNTQILKDFMKDNQFIKQVTKIEESLDRIENIISQLTLLSKAEFGEYELKKEVINPSTLYNEVVTDLYEKIQEKSVKLHFNCHIHSLKGDKFVLYTIFRNLLSNAIKYSYENSDIYIDFQNEQLIIKDEGIGIREEEQKRIFERFYRGVEAKNHAKGSGLGLAVVKYLCELANYKIEFESKWMVGTTFKVFFYK; encoded by the coding sequence ATGAAAAATACCAGTTCGTTTGATTTTCAAATATTTGACTCTTTAGAAGACGCGGTATTACAGTTAGAAAACAAAACAACTATACTTAACGCAAATACCACGGCCAAAGCTTGGGGATTAGGAGCAAATAAAGAATTATTGAACACCATAAGTTTCAATGAAATCGATCAGCTTGCAAAGCATATATTGAATAATGAGGACTTTGAAATAGAAACAAATATATATTTCTTTGAAGGATACAGCAAGTTTTGCAAACTCACATTCAAACAAAAATATCAACTTTTGATATTACAGGACAAAACAGAATTTGAATTACTAAAAAAAGTGAAAGAGGATTTCATAACTTCTGTATCCCACGAACTCAGAACTCCCCTCACTATAGCAAAAGGAAATACTCAAATTCTCAAAGACTTCATGAAAGATAATCAATTTATAAAACAAGTTACCAAAATCGAAGAATCTCTTGACAGAATAGAAAATATAATTTCTCAACTAACTCTTCTTTCGAAAGCAGAATTTGGAGAATACGAATTAAAAAAAGAAGTAATAAATCCAAGTACACTATACAATGAAGTAGTAACTGATCTCTACGAAAAAATACAAGAAAAATCGGTAAAGCTACACTTCAACTGCCATATTCACTCCTTAAAAGGTGACAAGTTTGTACTCTACACAATCTTCAGAAATCTACTTTCCAATGCGATTAAATATTCTTACGAAAATTCTGATATATACATTGATTTCCAAAATGAACAACTCATTATAAAAGATGAAGGTATAGGTATAAGAGAAGAAGAACAAAAAAGAATTTTTGAAAGATTCTATCGTGGGGTCGAGGCAAAAAATCACGCCAAAGGATCGGGGTTGGGTTTGGCGGTGGTTAAATATCTATGTGAACTAGCAAATTATAAAATAGAATTTGAATCAAAATGGATGGTAGGTACAACCTTTAAAGTCTTTTTCTACAAGTAA
- a CDS encoding response regulator transcription factor, with product MPKVLIVEDDEDIRDILKTYLRLEDLQIFEAGTLSQMRNVLNKESNIDIILLDLMLPDGNAVDELPKVRALNREIGIIIISAKNTDGEKILGIESGADDYITKPFNPREVTARVRALLKRLKKSESKMIFGPMEIYSNNYLVTYKGKNIELTSKEFEILDLLARNSEKVYTREEIIDKIWFGDEFITDRVIDVHISMIRSKIGKEWIKTIRNVGYKFNKNAYAVDNNGENKI from the coding sequence ATGCCTAAAGTATTAATTGTTGAAGACGATGAAGACATAAGAGATATATTAAAAACTTATCTTCGTTTAGAAGATTTACAAATCTTCGAAGCCGGTACGTTATCACAAATGAGAAATGTTTTAAACAAAGAATCAAACATCGATATAATCTTACTAGATTTAATGCTACCCGATGGTAACGCAGTTGATGAGTTACCTAAAGTTAGGGCTTTGAATAGAGAAATAGGTATAATAATCATTTCTGCAAAAAATACAGATGGAGAAAAAATCTTGGGAATTGAATCAGGAGCAGATGACTATATCACTAAACCCTTCAATCCCAGAGAAGTTACAGCAAGGGTGAGGGCTTTATTAAAAAGACTAAAAAAATCCGAAAGTAAAATGATTTTTGGACCAATGGAAATATACTCAAACAATTATTTAGTAACTTACAAAGGTAAAAATATTGAATTGACCTCAAAAGAGTTTGAAATACTTGATCTATTAGCAAGGAATTCAGAAAAAGTTTACACCAGAGAAGAAATTATCGACAAGATTTGGTTTGGAGATGAATTTATTACAGACCGGGTCATCGACGTACATATAAGCATGATCAGATCAAAGATAGGGAAAGAATGGATAAAAACTATTAGAAACGTAGGATACAAGTTCAACAAAAACGCTTATGCAGTAGATAACAACGGTGAAAATAAAATATGA
- the phoU gene encoding phosphate signaling complex protein PhoU, with the protein MDYTHFETEMTRLTSEISKLLTVVLRSFENSIKSLEDKNLELAEKVLKADDQIDELNRQIEESVYQIVARYRPLAKDLRYAVTMIKFANNLERIGDLSCNIAEKTETYAHVDLKDIVNNKEIKKMFGISLEMIKDSYKAFGEKNIQQAVKIWKRDDEVDDLERQIRKIAVQKLEDESFNKELIIPYILLARDIERIADHATNLCEEIVYIETGKEIEEYL; encoded by the coding sequence ATGGATTACACACATTTTGAAACTGAAATGACACGATTAACAAGCGAAATATCCAAGCTTTTAACTGTAGTTTTAAGATCCTTTGAAAATTCTATTAAATCGCTAGAAGATAAAAACCTTGAATTAGCCGAAAAAGTCTTAAAAGCGGATGATCAAATAGATGAATTAAACCGCCAAATTGAAGAATCAGTATATCAAATTGTAGCAAGGTATCGACCTTTAGCTAAGGATTTGAGATACGCAGTAACAATGATAAAGTTTGCAAACAATCTTGAAAGGATAGGAGACCTTTCATGCAATATTGCAGAAAAAACTGAAACCTATGCCCATGTTGATTTAAAGGACATTGTAAATAATAAAGAAATAAAAAAGATGTTCGGTATATCTTTAGAAATGATAAAGGACTCGTATAAAGCCTTTGGAGAAAAAAACATTCAACAAGCAGTTAAAATATGGAAAAGAGACGACGAAGTAGACGACCTAGAAAGACAAATTCGAAAAATAGCTGTGCAAAAATTGGAGGATGAATCATTCAACAAAGAACTTATCATACCTTATATATTGTTGGCTAGAGACATAGAGAGGATCGCTGATCACGCAACAAACCTTTGCGAAGAAATAGTTTACATAGAAACAGGCAAGGAAATCGAAGAGTATCTATAA